The following DNA comes from Sphingorhabdus sp. M41.
CTTCCACCACTGCCGGATCGGGATCTGAAATTTGCACATCGACCGGTGCACCAATGGATATCAGGTCGGAGGCAAAGACCAGCGAGCGCGCCTCGACGATCGGGCCGACGGTTTCGCGCCATGCATTTTCGAAATCCCGCGATGCAAGTTCACGCTGATCGCCGGGAATGAAACTGAACTGGACGCTGGCAATATTGGCTGCAAAACCGCTGCTTTGGGCATTTGGTCCAGTGGCGCGGGGTGCCTGCCCGACAAGAGTGAATATACCGCGCAACGCTGATGGCTCGTCGTCCTCTTGCTCGTCTTCAAATTTGGCATAGGTTTCGCGGCCTTTCTGCTCAATCAGCCGGGCAATTTTTTCGGTTTCCGCGATCGTTGTGCCGGCCGGCATTTCAAGGCTCGCGGTGACAACATCGGCCTCGATGGCAGGAAAGAAGGAACTCTTTATGATACCTGCCGGGATCAAGGATCCTATCACGATGAGCAACGCGACGCTGCCTGCCAATATGACATAAGGCATGCGAACGGCAAATTTCAGAGCCCGGTCAAGCGGGCCGTTGACGAACGCCTGATAAAATTCATCGACCTTGGCCTGAACCCGCTCGAAAAAGCGCGTGACGGGATTGCGGGTCGGCGCGCCGGGGGCTGGCAGGTGGCTCAGGTGATTGGGCAGGATCAACAGGCTTTCGACCAGCGACAGGAAGAGAACGGAAACCACAACCAGCGGAATATCCGCCAATATCTTGCCCATGACCCCGCCGATCGCGAACAGGGGAGAAAAGGCGGCAACGGTGGTCAGCACCGCAAAGATGACCGGCATGGTGACCCGCCGCGCGCCGCTGACTGCTGCGCCCATCCCGGTACGGCCGGCTTCGCGGCGGGCGTAAACGCTCTCGCCGACGACAATGGCGTCATCAACCACCAGTCCCAGCGCAAGAATGAAGCCGAACAGGGAGAACATGTTGATGCTGGACCCGGCAAGGTCTAGCAGGAAGATCGCGCCAATAAAGGTTACGCCAATGCCCAGCGCTGTCCAGGCCGCGAGACGGATGTCGAGGAACAGGGTCAGTGCAATCAACACAAGAAACAGGCCAATGGCTGCATTCTTCAGCAACAGGCTCAGACGGTCATTAAGAAGTTCGCTGTCATCGCTCCAGATCGCATAGGAAATGCCTTCCGGCAGCGAATGGGCAAACGGTCCCTCCAGATATTCCGTGGTCGCACGGGATACATCGAGCACGCGTTCATCGCTGGTCCGGAAAACTTCCACAAAGGCGACGGGCTTGCCATTGTACAGCGACACGAGCTCTGAATCCTCAAATTCGTCCCGAATGTTGGCGATCTGCCCGAGCCGAACCATGGCGCCATTTTCAGTGCTGACCAGCACGATATCTTCGAAATTCTGCTGGTTATAATTCTGCCCGATCGTCCGCACCCGGACTTCTTCGCTGTCGGTATCGATGGAGCCGGCTGGGCTGTCCAGGCTGCTGGCGGCGATAGTCCGCGATATGTCATTGAGCGAGAGTCCGAAGGCTTGCAACGTGTCCTGCGGAACTTCGATCGAAACCTCATAATCGCGAATTGAACTGGTATCGACGAAGGAAATTTCCGGCAGTGCCGCCAGTGAATCCTCCAGCCGGTAGGCTGTCTCCTTCAGGGCATTTTCCGACACATCGCCGAAAATCGCAACCCGGACCACGCTCTGCCGCGTGGTAAGCTCGCGGACATCGGGTTCTTCGGCTTCATCCGGGAAAGATTGAATCTGGTCTATTTCGGCTTTGATATCATCCAGCGCCCGATCGATATCTGTTCCCAGCTCCAGCTCGACAGAAACCGTGCCGATATTCTCGGCGGCATTGGATTTGATCTCTTTGACATTCTCCACCGCCTCGACCGCTTCTTCGATCTTCTGTACGATCGATTCCTCGATCTCGTCCGGCGTAGCCCCGGGATAGGCCACGCTGATCTGGATCGTATCGAGGCTGTTCTCCGCGAACACCTCCTGCACGATGGTCCTGTAGGACATGATGCCGGCAACGATCAGGAAGATCATCAGCAGATTGGCCGCGACACCGTTGCGCGCCATGAACGCGACCACTCCGCGCTGCTCCATTATTTCCTTGCTCGGTCGTTCCGGCGGGGAAGCATCAAGATCGGTTGCGTCCGTCATTTCGCCGGTGTGGCCTTCGATTCCGTTTTTGCCTTGGCCTTGCTGGCGTTCGAGCTCTTTGCTGTTGCACGGGGTTCAACAATTCTGACCTGCAGGCCTTCGGTCGCAACTTTCAGGGTACCGGTAATGGCCACCGGTTTCGGTCCCAGTCCCTTGGTGCTGATCAGCGCCATTTTGTCGGTTCGCTGATATATATCCACGGTGACAATGTGCAATTTCCCGTCTTTCACCAGCCACACCTGGTTGCCCGCCCGCAAAGCCGCCAGCGGCAATATGGCATATTCATCGAGAGCCTGACCGGTGATTTCTGCATCGACAAAGCTGCCGACGAACAGGGGAGGGGCGGAGGACGCAGTCGCTGATTTTCCGCTATTGTCCGCGACAGCGGCTGGCGTGCCACCGCCTATCGGGTTGGGTATGCGCAAAAACACGTCGATCGTCCGGGTCTGCGGATTGAGCAAGCCATTGACGCGATCAACATAGGCGGCCCAGCGATAGCGGATGCCGCCATAATCGGAATATACCGACGCTTCGATCCGGTTGCCGGAACCGGCACGGAACAATTGCGGGATCAGAGCAGCCTCTTTTTCGGACAGGGGAATGACCGCTTCATAATCAGCGGTAGCCACCATCGATCCCAGTGCCTGGCCGGGCTGGACATAGCTGCCCAGGGCGATGTCCTCGGTACGGACAATGCCTGAAAATGGGGCACGAACCACAGTGCGCTGCAGCGAAGTTTGGGCATTGGACAGATTGGCTTGCGCCCTTCTCAGTCCGGCGCGAGCGGATTCCAGTTGCGGCTCCCTTGTCGCCAAGCCGTTGGTAGCGATATTCTGCTTGCCCTGCGGCGCGTTCATACCCGCTTTTCTTGCCAATGCATCGGGTGGTAGAATCTGTGCGGCATAGTCATTGCTGTCCACGCTGGCATAGGCATTGCCGCCGCTGACACCGCGTTGCTGGAAACGGTCCAGCTCGGCTTTCGCCAAAGCCACTTCTTCTTTTGCCTGCAGCACCGAGATGCTCTGGGATGCAACATCGGCCTGCGCCGTTTGCACCGCGTTGCGATAATCCGAAGTATCGATGCGAAAGAGCGTTGCACCGCGCGCGATGCGCTGGCCTTCGCGCAGGTCCGGATTGACATAGACCAGCTTGCCGGCGACCTCTGCCGCCAGGGTCAATTCTTCACGCGCACGGACGGTACCCGCGCCTGTGACCATCAGATTTCCCGAGCGGATTTCCAGCTTCTCGGCCTGGACCAGAGGTACGAGTTCCTCCTGGGGCTTTTCTTCCGGTTCGGAGCGCAGCAAGATCAGGACGGCGGCAATCAATATTGCTCCGAGCAGGATCAGACCGCCGAGTACGCGTTGCCTTTGCACTTAATTATCTCCCTGAAGGGCTGACGGATCGGCCATAATATCCGGCGCGCGAGGAACATTGTCCCAGCTGCCGCCCAAAGCACGGTGAACGCCAAGCCGCGCCAATGCGACGTCGCGCGCGGCAGACGATAATGATGACTGCACCTGATATTGCGCCCGCAATGCATCGAGATAATCGACATAGCTGCCGACCCCATTGGCAAAGCGACGGGATTGCAATTGCGCCGCAGCCTTTGCCTCGTCCAGTTGGGAGAACAGGAAGCGGTAGCGCTGCCGTTCCTCCTCATAGCGTTCGATCGCGGTTGTAACCTCCTGATAGGCGGTAAGGACCGTTCGCGCATAGATGGCAGTCTGCTGCGCATATGCGGCATCCGCGACCTCGATATTGGCCCTGATCCGGCCGCCCTGGAACAGCGGAGCAGTCAAGCCGGCGCCGAGGTTCAGCACCCAATTGTCAAATATGTCGAAAACACCCGATGGCTCACCGGCCTGACTGCCGGTGCCAGCAGAAAGACTGAGCGACGGGAAGCGCTCCGCCTTCCTTGCGCCGAGATTATATCGCGCCGATTCCAGCCGCTGGCCCTCCGCGAACACATCCGGCCGCTGGGCCAAAAGATCAATTGGCAAGCCGGAGGGGACTGGCTCGAAGATCAGCTTCGGGGTCAGATTTTTGCCGATCAGTTCATCCATATCATTGGAATATCTACCGACCAGCACGGCCAACTGTCCTTCCGTCGCCGCCAACTGGGCTTCCCGCTGCGGCAAGCTCGCTTGCGCATTACGGAAATCCTGGCGGACCTGATATAGTTCGAAGGACGTGATCAGGCCGCGGCTATAGCGGTTCTCGCTCTGCTCGACGCGATCACCGAGGATATCGATAATCCGGGTGGTCAGCGCGATCTGGTGACGCGCATCGACAATGTCAAAATAGCTGGTGATGCTCTCGGCCAGCACTGCCAGTCGCACCGCCTGCAGATCGGCGGCAGCGGCAATGGCATCGGCCCGGCCGGCACGCGCATCATTGCGCAACTTGCCCCAGATATCCAGTTCATAGGAAAAGGCGAGGCTGGAAGAATAGGTCTCGTTCTGGAGCCTGCCCCCTCCGGCTATAGCACCAAAGCTGGTACCTGCCGTCGGGGAATCCGAATAGTTGCTATCCAGCCCGGCATTGATCTGCGGGAACAGACCACTTTTGGAAATACGCGCCCGCGCTTCTGCAGCACGCAATCTTGCCGACGCTTCTGCCAGATCAAGATTCTTGGTCAGCGCTTCGTCGAGCAGATTATTGAGCACCGGATCCTCGAATGCGGTCCACCAGCCGGCTGATTGATAGGCGCCATCGGCTTCGGACTGATTAAATGCCCCAGGGATGCCCGCAGCGATGCCGGGCCCAGCGGACTCGGGGGCAAGGCTCGCACAACCGCTGGTCGCGAACGCCACCGCAAATAGCAAGTATCGAGGGCGAGTGAGTTGTTTTTGCAAAAGTTCATCCGCGGTTGAATCCGCTTGGCCTTTACCAAGCGTCAATAATATGTCATCAATAAAATTGAACGTCAACGTTTAAATTGAACGCTATCGTTCAATTTAATGGATTGCATAGACTGTGAAGGGAAGGGACCGTGACAAGCACGGAAATCGTAAAAGAACGGACAGACCGGCCCTCCAGCCAGCGCAAAATTGCCAAAATTCTTGCCGCTGCCCGCACGGAATTTTTCGCCAATGGCTTTGCCGGGTCAAGCATCGAAGCGATTGCGGCGCTTGCCGAAGTATCGAAAGTCACCGTTTACAGCTGGTTCAACAGCAAGGAAAATCTGTTTGTTGAAGTGGTCAAGGCGGAATGCCGCCATATGAGCGAGAGTCTGGTTGGCGACAATCTGAAGACCAAAACGCTTCGCGAAACCCTGATATTTGCAGCCGAAAATATGCTGACCGCCCTGATGGATGATGAGAGAATCCGGTTCGACCGCATATTGGCTGCGGAAGTGAACCGTGATCCCAAGATCGGCGAATATTTTCTCGAAAATGGTCCCCGCGTATTGCTGCAAAATCTTGGTGATCTTTTGAAAATCTCGCAAGAAAAAGGTGAAATCCAGATTGCGGATCTGACCGCGTCAGCGGAGATGTTCGTGAGCCTGGTCATGGGCAGAATTGATCTGTTCCTCCGCTATGGCGAGAAAATAAAGCTGACCACGCCGCAAAAACGCGAACGCGCCAAGCGCGCGGTCGACGCCTGGATGCTGATCCACCAGAAATAGCAAGCTGCGCCGCGCGCGCGGCTATTCCCGGACCGCGCTCAGCGCTGCCCCGGCTGCAAAGGGCGTGATTGCGACCAGCAGCAGGGAAATGGCCGACAGAAACAGCAGGGCACTGCTGCCCTGCGCCGACAGGCTGCCCGCACCAAAGATCAACAGCGGGATGGCCAGCGGAACCAGCAGCAACCCGCCAAGCGCGCCCGCGCCTTTCAGGCCGGCGGTCAGCGCCGCGATCATTACCGCCAGACCGGCCAGAGCCGGTGTTGCAATCGCCAGACTTGCCAGCAAAGTCCCGAGAGCGGCGCCTTCCAGTCCCATCAGTCCGCTGGCCAGAAAGGCCGCGAGCAGCAGCGGCGGACCGAAGGCCAGCCAGTGCGACACCAGCCGTGCGGCAGCAATCATCTCGTCGGACAGGCCGCGCACGATCATCTGGTCATAGACGCCATTTTCAAGATCGGGCTGGATCAGCCGGTCGAGCGGCAACAAGGTCGCCAGCAAGGCCGCGATCCACAATATCCCGCCGCCGGTCTGCAGCAGCAGCGCACGGTCAGGCCCGACGGCAAAGGGAAACAGCGTCGCTGCCGAAAGATAGAATATCACCGGCAGCCAGGTCCCGCCGCTGGCATAGCTTTGCCGCACATCGCGCCAGATGATCGTGGCGATGCTGTTGATCACAGACATGCCTCCAATTCTAGCAATGGCTCAAGCGTCAGGTTGAAATCAACACCGATCGGCAGCGGGATATGACTGGCCGCTAGAATGATCCCGCCATCGTCCAGATGGCTTTGCAGCACCCGCCCCAGTTGACCGACCGAATCCGTGTCGAGTCCATTGGCTGGCTCGTCGAGCAGCCATAGCCGGGCCGCCGCCAGATAGGTTCGCGCCAGCCGCGCTCTCTGTCTCTGTCCGGTCGAAAAATAGCGCACCGGCACTTCCGCCAGATGGCCCAGGCCCGCACGCTTCATGGCCGCGGCAACATCGGTCGGTCCCTTGCCATCCAGCTTCGCCCAGAAGTTCAAAGCCTGTTCCAGTGGCAGATGCTCGTCAAGCGCCAGCCTGTCATCGCACAGGGCTTTTGTCTTGGGCGCTATAAAGGATCCCGTCGACGGCTGGAGCAGGCCGGCCATTAGCCGCAACAGGCTCGATTTGCCGACGCCATTGGGGCCGGTGAGCAATCCGGCCTGTCCCGGTTCCAGAGAAAAAGTCAGGTGACGGAACAATAGCCGCCCGCCGCGCACGCAGCTTATCGCCTCGGCCAATAGCCGATCGCCGCTTCCGGTTGATTGTCCCTTGTTCATCGCACAGACTTAAGACATGGATTGGCGCGAAAGCCAAGCAAGGAGCAATAAATATGGTGGCGCAACTGAATGACGACGAACGCAAAGCGGCTCTGGCTTCGCTGTCGGACTGGCAATATGACGCGAAGCGTGACGCAATCAGCCGCTCTTTCAAATTTTCCGACTTCACCGAAGCCTTTGCCTTCATGACCCGCGTTGCCCTGCATGCGGAGAAGGCCGATCATCATCCCGAATGGTTCAATGTCTACAATCGTGTCGACATATTGCTCACCACCCATGACGCAGGCGAAAATGGCGGCCTGTCGCAGCGCGACCTGGATCTGGCAAATATAATCGAGACTTGCCTCTAGGCGCTATTTTTCTTCCGATCCGGCCAGAACATCACCGAGATTGCTGGCGAGGCTGACCGACTGCTTGCGCACCCGACCGGGCATCCAGCGCGCGGCAAAGGCCAGCTGTTTTGCCATTTTGTTGACCGGCGTGTGAAGCTTGTCGCCATGGACAGCGCTCCAGGCAGCGGGCCCGATGATCGCAACCGGGCTGACCATGACGCCTGCTTCTTCCAGCCGTTCCTTGCCGCTCTGGTTGGTGCCCTCGACGACTTCGGAAATGATATTGGTGTCGATGAAACCCGGCATCAGCGAGCGCGACTTGATGCCATATTTGCGGAGCTCGATATCATGCGATTCGGCGAGGCCGCGCACGGCAAATTTGGTTGCGCTGTAGACGCTGAGGTCGGCGACGCCATAGATGCCGGCTGCCGATGCGGTATAGAGGATACAGCTGTCGGGCGTGCTCTTGAGCATATCAAAACAGGCGCGGGTGCCGCTGATCACGCCGGTCAGGTTGATCGCGATCATCCGGTCGATAGCGGCGTCCTCCATTTCCTGGATCGCTCCGCCTTCGCCAATGCCGGCATTGTTGAACAGGACATTCATTTTGCCGCCGGTGATCGCGCCAAATTCGGAGACCGCCTGTTTCCATTGCGCCCGGTCGGTCACGTCCAGCTTGTGGATCGAACTCTGGCCTTCGGGTATCAGCGCTGCCGTTTCGGCCATGCCCTTGTCATTGATATCGGCAATCCCGACGAACCAGCCCTTTTCGGCAAAATAGCGACCGACTTCACGGCCAAGACCGGACGCGCCGCCGGTGATGAAAATCGATTTCTGTCCGTTTTGATAGCCCATGGTCCCGCTCCATTATCCTTATTAACATTGATGTTCATTCGAGCGGTTTTTGACGCGAACGTCAAGCGAAGTTGGACATGCAGTGCAAAGCGCGCCACTATATATTCCGATGCCTGTCTCTGGTCCTTCCATTCGTCTGCAACAGGTGACCCGCCATTACGGTACGGTTCGCGCGGTTGATTCGGTTTCGCTGGAAATCGCGGCGGGCAGTCTGGTTGCTCTGGTCGGTCTGTCCGGCTCGGGAAAATCGACCCTGCTGAAAATGATCAACCGGCTGGTCGAACCGGACAGTGGAGAGATTTTCCTGGGTGACGAACCTGTCGACTCGATTGATCCCCATATCCTGCGTCGCCGCATCGGCTATGTTTTTCAGAATATCGGCCTGTTTCCGCACATGACGATCGCGCGCAATATTGCCATCGGGCTGGAACTGGCGGGCGAGACAGAGGGCAGGGCCGCGCGCGTCGCCGAATTGCTCGATCTCGTCGAATTGCCGCAGGACATCACCCGCCGCATGCCGGATCAGCTGAGCGGTGGCCAGCAACAGCGAGTGGGTGTGGCCCGCGCGCTGGCGACGCGGCCCGGCCTGATGCTGATGGACGAACCCTTCGGTGCGCTTGACCCGGTGACGCGCGATAGCCTGACCGAGCAATATAAGGCGCTGCACGAGCGGCTCGGCCTGACGACCATAATCGTCACCCATGATATGGCCGAAGCGCTCTATCTGGCGGACCGTATCCTCGTAATGGAAGATGGCCAGATCAGGGCGGATGCCACGCCCGCCGAACTATTGGCGGGCAATGTCGGCGAAGAAGCCGAAGCTCTGGTCGCCATTCCCCGCGCGCAGGCCGCGCATCTCATCGCGTTGAGCAAATTGTCATGACCGAGGCGTGGCAACAGGCCCTGGCCCGCGTGCCGCAATTGCTCGCTGCCCATATCCAGATCAGCGTTTCCGCACTGGCCCTGGCGATGATCATCTGCCTGCCGCTGGCGATCTGGGCCGCGCGATCACCCCGCGTGGCTGCGGTAGCACTGACCATCGCCAGCCTGATCCAGACGATCCCCGGACTGGCCTTGCTGGCGCTTTTTTATCCATTGCTGCTCGGCGTATCGGCGCTGGTCGGCGGCGGGATTTCCGCTTTTGGTTTCCTGCCGGCGCTACTGGCACTGACCCTCTACGCGTTGCTGCCAATCCTGCGCAATGCAGTGACCGGATTGGACGGTGTCGATCCGGCGGCCAAGGAAGCGGCGGATGGTCTCGGCATGACCAGCAGCCAGAAATTATATTATGTCGAAGCACCGCTCGCCGCGCCCACAATCATGGCCGGAATCCGCACCGCTGCGGTATGGACTATCGGTGCGGCAACGCTTTCCACCACGGTTGGCCAGCCCAGTCTCGGCGATCTGATCTTTGCCGGACTGCAGACGCAGAACTGGACGCTGGTGCTGGCGGGTTGCCTGTTTTCTGCGGTACTCGCCATTTCGGTCGATCTGCTGCTCGGGCTGATCGAGCGCGGCATCCGCGAGCGCCGCCGGATATTGGCGTGGGTGGGTATGGCGATTATCGCGGCGGGATTATTGGTCGCAACATTGCCGCTGATGATCGCGCGCGACAATATTGTGGTGATCGGCGCCAAGGGATTTTCCGAACAATATATACTTGCGCGGCTTATCGGGTCGCGGCTGGAAGAAGCTGGCTATGCTGTCCGCTACCGCGACGGCCTCGGCTCTGCTGTGGTCTATCAGGCGCTGTCGGAAGGCGATGTCGATGTCTATGTCGACTATTCTGGCACGATCTGGACCAACCAGATGCAGCGCACCGACAGCCAGCCGAAATCAGCGATGCTCGACAAGATCGCAAAATGGTCCAGCGCAAGCCATGGCGTCAAAATGCTTGGCGCGCTGGGTTTCGAAAATAGCTATGCCTTTGCCGTGCGGCCGGAAGACGCCAGCACAAAATCGCTTCGCACATTGGATGATCTCGCACGGGTGTCGAGCGATTTCAATTTCGGTACCGATGTCGAATTTCTCGAACGGCCAGAGTGGCGGATGGTCCAGGACGCCTATCCGGTTCGCTTCAAAAATGCCCGGTCGTTCAGTCCGACCTTCATGTATCCGGCCCTTGCCAGTGGCGAAGTGGACGTGATTTCTGCCTTTTCATCGGATGGACGAATCGCGGCGAATAATTTTGTCATACTCAAGGACACGAAGGGTGCCGTGCCATCCTATGAAGCGATCATGTTGCTCGCCCCGAAACGGGCCAGCGACGATCAATTTATCGCGGCACTAAATCCATTGATCGGTGCAATCACGGTGGAAAACATGCGCGAAGCCAATTATACGGTTGACCGCGAGGACGACAAGAAAACACCAAGGCAGGCAGCACGCTGGCTGAATGACAAATTGAAGGAATGAACGTGAAATCTGCTTTTGCTTATCTATTGAGAATGGCCGGCCTGGTCGCATTGCTCTTCATGGCATCTTTCTCGGTTGCCGCGCGCGCGGAAGTCACCGTAACCTTCTATTCGCACGATTTCGGCAAGAATTTCCCGCACGCCTTTTTCATGGCCAAGGGCGAACTGGCCGACGGCAAGAAGGTGGACTCCGGTTTTGGCTTTACCGCGATCAACGTGTCGCCAGGCATATTGTTCGGCTCGGTCAACGGCCATGTGAAGGCGCCATCGGCCGACTATATCGCCAGCAGCAACCCGCATTTTACCGTGAAAATCAGCGACAAGAAATATCGCGATCTGATGGCCGTCGTGCAAAAATGGCAGACCATTCCCCAGAAAAGCTACAGTCTCAACAAGCGCAACTGCGTCCACTTCATCAATGATGTGATCAAGACGCTCGATCTCAAGACCAATTTGAAAACAGCCAACTGGAAGAAACCGCGGTCCTTCATGGAAGAAGTCATGAAGCTCAATCCATTTCTCAAATAAGCAAGGCGCGCGATATGACGGACGTTTGCATGATAATCGGGGCAGGCGCCGGCATAGGGGGGCATGTCGGGAAACGCTTTGCGCAAGATGGCTATCATGTCGCCCTGTGCCGCCGCAGTGATCAGGATGGTCTCGACCAGATGGTCGCCGAAATCGAGGCATCCGGCGGCAAGGCTTCCGGTCATCTGCTCAACGCGGTGGATGAGGGAGCGATCGAGAAACTGATCGACGATGTGGAAGCGGAAATCGGGCCAATCAATGTAGTGGTTTACAATCTCGGCGCTCAGATCGGCAACCGGGCGCTGGCCGACACGCCGCTCAGGACATTCGAACTGGGCTGGCGGATGGGCACGCTCGGCCTGTTCCGGGTGGCGCAAAAACTGTTGCCGAAGATGGTAGAGCGGGGCGGCGGGGCGCTACTGGTCACATCCGCCACCTCCGCAGTGCGCGGCAATGCCGGACAGCATAGTCACGCTGCTGCGATGGGCGGACGGCGGATGCTATGCCAGACCTTGAACGCAGAATTTGCGTCGCAGAACATCCATATCGCGCATATATTGATCGACAGCGCGGTGAATGCGCCGGACACGCTGGGCAAACTGCTCGGACCGGAGCGCTTTGCCCAATTGCGGGAAGCCAAGGCGCAGGGAAAGGATGAAATCATGGAGCCGGCGGCAATCGCCGACACCTATTTCCACATCGCGCACCAGCACCGCTCGGCCTGGACCTTCGAGCTCGACATGCGCGCCTTTACCGATACCGCATGGTGGAACCACCCGCTCGATATCTGAAGACTACATCACCATCACATGATAATGGTGCCAGGTGAATATCGCCACGGCACCGCGATGCGGGGACCAGGCTTCGGCCAGCTGCCGCACGTCCTTTTCCGATGGTCGCTCCGCTTGACCGAGAAAATTCCCGACCCCGACCTGGATCGCAAGATCACCGGCGGGCCAGATATCGGGGCGGCCCTGCGCAAACAGCAGATAGATTTCCGCTGACCAGCGCCCGATGCCCTTGACCTGGGTCAGCAGCGCAATCGCTTCTTCATCGTCTTGCGGCAGATTGCCGAGATCGAGTCCGCCAGAGAGGATCAGTTCTGCGAGGCTTCGGGCATAGCCCTGTTTCTGGCGCGACAGACCGCAGGCGCGCAGCTCGTCAAATTCGGTGGCGATCAGCGCCTCTGCAGGACAACCGTCGCCCAACCGCGCTTCCAGCTTGCCCCAGACCGCCGCCGCAGACGCCACGCTGACCTGCTGACCTACGATGGTGCGGAGCAATGTCTCATAGCCTTCCGGACGGATCCGTGGTTCGGGATAACCGGATTGCGCAATAGCCGCCGCCAGCCTTGGCTCGACCGCGCTGGCGTGGTCCAGCCCGGCTTTGATCATTTCTTTTGATAGGCCCATCGAATAAGCGTCCCCGTTTCGGCCCTTGATTCTTTTTGAAGGTCCAGACATAGCGTGCGGGATTTTCAATGAACAGTCACTAAGGGGTAGCTATGCCAACGATTCACGTAACCGGC
Coding sequences within:
- a CDS encoding SDR family oxidoreductase, which gives rise to MGYQNGQKSIFITGGASGLGREVGRYFAEKGWFVGIADINDKGMAETAALIPEGQSSIHKLDVTDRAQWKQAVSEFGAITGGKMNVLFNNAGIGEGGAIQEMEDAAIDRMIAINLTGVISGTRACFDMLKSTPDSCILYTASAAGIYGVADLSVYSATKFAVRGLAESHDIELRKYGIKSRSLMPGFIDTNIISEVVEGTNQSGKERLEEAGVMVSPVAIIGPAAWSAVHGDKLHTPVNKMAKQLAFAARWMPGRVRKQSVSLASNLGDVLAGSEEK
- a CDS encoding ATP-binding cassette domain-containing protein, which codes for MPVSGPSIRLQQVTRHYGTVRAVDSVSLEIAAGSLVALVGLSGSGKSTLLKMINRLVEPDSGEIFLGDEPVDSIDPHILRRRIGYVFQNIGLFPHMTIARNIAIGLELAGETEGRAARVAELLDLVELPQDITRRMPDQLSGGQQQRVGVARALATRPGLMLMDEPFGALDPVTRDSLTEQYKALHERLGLTTIIVTHDMAEALYLADRILVMEDGQIRADATPAELLAGNVGEEAEALVAIPRAQAAHLIALSKLS
- a CDS encoding ABC transporter permease/substrate-binding protein → MTEAWQQALARVPQLLAAHIQISVSALALAMIICLPLAIWAARSPRVAAVALTIASLIQTIPGLALLALFYPLLLGVSALVGGGISAFGFLPALLALTLYALLPILRNAVTGLDGVDPAAKEAADGLGMTSSQKLYYVEAPLAAPTIMAGIRTAAVWTIGAATLSTTVGQPSLGDLIFAGLQTQNWTLVLAGCLFSAVLAISVDLLLGLIERGIRERRRILAWVGMAIIAAGLLVATLPLMIARDNIVVIGAKGFSEQYILARLIGSRLEEAGYAVRYRDGLGSAVVYQALSEGDVDVYVDYSGTIWTNQMQRTDSQPKSAMLDKIAKWSSASHGVKMLGALGFENSYAFAVRPEDASTKSLRTLDDLARVSSDFNFGTDVEFLERPEWRMVQDAYPVRFKNARSFSPTFMYPALASGEVDVISAFSSDGRIAANNFVILKDTKGAVPSYEAIMLLAPKRASDDQFIAALNPLIGAITVENMREANYTVDREDDKKTPRQAARWLNDKLKE
- a CDS encoding SDR family NAD(P)-dependent oxidoreductase, which translates into the protein MTDVCMIIGAGAGIGGHVGKRFAQDGYHVALCRRSDQDGLDQMVAEIEASGGKASGHLLNAVDEGAIEKLIDDVEAEIGPINVVVYNLGAQIGNRALADTPLRTFELGWRMGTLGLFRVAQKLLPKMVERGGGALLVTSATSAVRGNAGQHSHAAAMGGRRMLCQTLNAEFASQNIHIAHILIDSAVNAPDTLGKLLGPERFAQLREAKAQGKDEIMEPAAIADTYFHIAHQHRSAWTFELDMRAFTDTAWWNHPLDI
- a CDS encoding DNA-3-methyladenine glycosylase family protein, whose translation is MGLSKEMIKAGLDHASAVEPRLAAAIAQSGYPEPRIRPEGYETLLRTIVGQQVSVASAAAVWGKLEARLGDGCPAEALIATEFDELRACGLSRQKQGYARSLAELILSGGLDLGNLPQDDEEAIALLTQVKGIGRWSAEIYLLFAQGRPDIWPAGDLAIQVGVGNFLGQAERPSEKDVRQLAEAWSPHRGAVAIFTWHHYHVMVM